One Bacillota bacterium genomic region harbors:
- a CDS encoding DUF3842 family protein translates to MLVVVIDGLGGGIGSQLVGQIKDNLPSGSEVLALGTNSAATQAMIKAGAQRGATGENAIRVMAGQA, encoded by the coding sequence ATGTTAGTTGTGGTGATCGACGGTTTAGGCGGTGGGATCGGCAGCCAGCTGGTAGGACAGATCAAAGACAATCTCCCCTCTGGCAGCGAAGTGCTGGCCTTGGGGACGAATTCGGCTGCCACGCAAGCCATGATCAAAGCCGGCGCCCAGCGGGGGGCCACCGGCGAGAATGCTATTCGAGTCATGGCCGGGCAGGCCG
- a CDS encoding cell wall metabolism sensor histidine kinase WalK — protein sequence MKSMVGRLWLTLVVSVAAILLLLGLFLSQLFDNFYFDLQADNLIDQGRNLGQLVLSSASNVELLRELALVEDFLKANVVIMDKSGLISNVSPGMQHHRRLRGGGQVLTPPQAAAVLSGQTVVIKGYRTGLDTTMLTVAVPITADDQVVGAVYLYTPLAPITRTIASVRRLIRYGIVGTMAVATVMAFFLSRRLSRPLIRMEQAAEAMASGDFSPRVKVHSQDEVGRLGAALNHLAAELARTLAALGAERDQLAQILAGMTDGVITFSATGELLVYNPPAAEYLAPVADLALGQCLGEEIILPSLEDSVKQVATTGKAQGTEFKLQDRVLVARLAPLTAEGTVRAVVCVLFDMTKERRLEAMRREFVANVSHELRTPLTYLQGYAEAILDGLAASREEEEKYLSIILDETLRLRRLVNDLLDLALIEAGQLVLEKEAVAMQELIEQVREKLLPLATDKGVQLVTVQPEKLPPVWGNPDRLQQILINLLNNALRYTPAGGTITVETAWAGAEVLTVSVRDTGTGIAPSDLPYIFERFYKKEKARTRSSAGTGIGLAIVKGLVEAHGGEIKVTSQLGQGTTFTLTLPLAGSQTEGSA from the coding sequence GTGAAGAGCATGGTAGGGCGGCTATGGTTGACGTTGGTGGTATCAGTGGCTGCGATTTTGCTCTTACTGGGGCTGTTTTTGTCACAGCTGTTCGACAACTTTTATTTTGATCTCCAAGCGGACAACCTCATCGACCAAGGGCGAAATCTGGGCCAACTGGTGCTTTCATCGGCCAGCAATGTAGAGCTGCTGCGGGAGCTGGCTTTAGTGGAGGATTTTCTCAAGGCCAATGTGGTCATTATGGATAAAAGCGGCCTTATTTCCAACGTTAGCCCGGGGATGCAGCATCACCGGCGACTTCGCGGTGGGGGCCAGGTATTAACGCCGCCGCAAGCCGCAGCAGTATTGTCAGGCCAGACAGTAGTGATTAAAGGTTATCGTACCGGGCTAGACACCACCATGCTGACAGTGGCGGTACCGATAACAGCCGACGATCAGGTGGTGGGAGCTGTGTATTTGTACACGCCCTTGGCCCCCATCACCCGTACCATTGCTTCGGTACGCCGGCTCATTCGTTACGGCATTGTAGGCACCATGGCCGTGGCCACAGTGATGGCTTTTTTCCTGTCCCGACGGCTGTCTCGCCCTCTCATCCGGATGGAGCAAGCAGCAGAGGCCATGGCCAGCGGGGATTTTTCGCCCCGGGTGAAGGTGCACAGCCAAGACGAAGTGGGTCGCCTAGGCGCGGCCTTAAATCATTTGGCGGCTGAATTAGCCCGCACCTTGGCTGCTTTGGGGGCGGAGCGGGATCAACTGGCCCAGATCCTCGCCGGCATGACGGACGGGGTAATCACCTTTTCGGCCACTGGAGAGCTACTGGTTTATAACCCGCCGGCGGCTGAGTATTTGGCACCGGTGGCAGATCTGGCCCTGGGACAGTGCCTAGGAGAGGAGATAATCTTACCTAGCCTCGAGGACTCGGTGAAGCAAGTGGCCACCACCGGTAAGGCTCAGGGTACCGAGTTTAAGCTCCAGGATCGCGTGCTGGTAGCGCGCCTGGCCCCGCTCACAGCCGAAGGCACCGTCCGGGCGGTGGTGTGTGTACTCTTTGACATGACCAAGGAACGCCGCTTAGAAGCTATGCGGCGCGAATTCGTGGCTAACGTGTCCCACGAACTAAGAACACCGCTTACTTATCTCCAGGGCTACGCCGAAGCGATTTTGGACGGACTGGCTGCCAGCAGGGAAGAAGAAGAGAAGTACTTGAGTATTATTCTGGACGAGACGCTGCGCCTAAGGCGCCTGGTAAATGATCTGCTAGATTTGGCCCTGATCGAAGCCGGCCAGTTGGTATTGGAGAAAGAAGCGGTGGCTATGCAAGAGTTAATTGAGCAGGTTAGAGAGAAACTGTTGCCGTTGGCCACGGACAAAGGCGTACAGCTGGTTACTGTTCAACCGGAAAAACTGCCCCCGGTCTGGGGAAATCCGGACCGTCTGCAGCAGATCCTGATTAATTTACTTAACAACGCCCTGCGCTACACTCCGGCTGGCGGAACCATTACCGTGGAAACCGCTTGGGCCGGGGCCGAAGTTCTGACGGTAAGTGTCCGTGACACCGGTACCGGTATTGCACCTTCGGATCTACCTTACATCTTTGAGCGGTTTTACAAAAAAGAGAAAGCCCGCACCCGCTCCAGTGCCGGCACCGGTATCGGCTTGGCCATCGTCAAAGGGTTGGTGGAAGCCCACGGCGGCGAGATCAAAGTAACCAGCCAGTTGGGACAGGGCACTACTTTTACGTTGACATTACCGTTGGCCGGCTCTCAGACCGAGGGCAGCGCTTAA